A segment of the bacterium genome:
TCGACGAGGGGACGCGCACCGGGGATCGATTCGGCCAGCCCGAGGCCCAGGGCAGCGACGAGCGGAACGGTCACGGTGGAGGTCGTCACCCCACCCGAGTCGTAGGCGAGCGGCACGATGAGCTTCGGCGCAAAGAGCGTCTGCACGACGACCACGACGTAGCCTCCCATGATGAAGTAGTGGAGAGGGGCCCCGACGACGATCCGGAAGGCGCCGAGCGTGATGCCGATGCCGACGCCGAGCGCCACCGCGATGCGCAGACCCCAGGCGCGGATCGCGCCACCGGAGAGCTCCTCGGCCTTGAGCGCGACAGCGATGAGGGCGGGCTCGGCGATGGTGGTACTGAACCCGATGGCGAAGGCGAAGGCGTAGACCCAGAGGTAGGCCGACGGGTCGACGGGGCCCAGGCTCCCGCCCGCAGGAGCCCCGAGCAGATCGGGCGCCGTGAACTGCGCGGCCATCGTCTTGCCCACGGGAAAGACGGCCAGCTCCAGGCCCATCAGGAAGAACACCAGGCCGACCAGCACGAAGCCGAAGCCCTGCAGCAGCCGCTTCGGGTGGGGCAGGCTCCTGCGAAGCACGAGCAGCTGGAAGAAGGTGAGGATCCCGACGAGCGGCAGCACGTCGCGGAGGGTCTCGCCCAGGGTCTCGAGGAAGCCCGCGAGGAGCGACATCAGATCATGATCCCGTAGACCATCACGAAGATGATCGGCGTCAGGGAGGCGAACGCGATCAGCCCGAAGCCGTCCAGGACCGGATTGCGGCCCTCGATCGAGGACGCGAGGCCGACCCCGAGAGCCGTCACGAGGGGCACCGTGATGGTCGACGTCGTGACCCCACCGGAGTCGTAGGCGATGCCGATAATCTCTTCCGGCGCGAAGGGCGTCGTGACGACGACGAGCAGGTATCCCGCGGCGATCATGAAATGGATGGGCCATCCGCTCAGGATCCGAAGGACGCCGATCACGATGGCAACGCCGACCGCGAGCGCAACCGTGAGCCTCAGGCCGAGCGCGTATTCGAGGCGCGCCCCGTCGGTGTCGGCGATGGCCCCGGCGCGGGCCGCCACCTTGGAGGCCTCCTCGGCGAACGCGATCAGCGCCGGCTCCGCGACCGTGCTGCCAAAACCCAGGGCGAACGAGAACGCCAGCAGCCAGCCGAGAGACCCCTTTCGGGCAAAGGAGTACGCCATGCTCTCGCCGAGCGGAAAGAGGCCGAGGTCGAGGCCTCGCACGAAGAAGGCGAGACCCAATAGGACCAGGACCAGGCCGATCAGAACACTGCCGAGATTGGGAAACGGCTGGCGCAGTACGATCAGCTGAAAGAGCGCGATGACTAGCACGATCGGGGTCAGGTCGCGGGCACTACCTGAGAGAAAGCGCAGCAGCGATCGTAGCCATGCCACGGTGTCGAGGACGTCCTCTTCGCGCACAATGCGCGCCATCGAGTATACCGGACCCAACTCCCGGCGTGTGCCGGAGCGCCCGGCTGGCCTGCCGGCCCGAATGGACGACGAATGACGTGAGGGCGGTTGACGAACGGTTCACGACATCGCCGGTGGTGATCTGCCAGCCGCCCTCCGTTTCGGGATCGACACCGATCGTCGAGGTGATGTCCAGGCCGGTGTGCTCGCGCTGGGCGACGGCGGGTC
Coding sequences within it:
- a CDS encoding DUF1538 domain-containing protein; its protein translation is MSLLAGFLETLGETLRDVLPLVGILTFFQLLVLRRSLPHPKRLLQGFGFVLVGLVFFLMGLELAVFPVGKTMAAQFTAPDLLGAPAGGSLGPVDPSAYLWVYAFAFAIGFSTTIAEPALIAVALKAEELSGGAIRAWGLRIAVALGVGIGITLGAFRIVVGAPLHYFIMGGYVVVVVQTLFAPKLIVPLAYDSGGVTTSTVTVPLVAALGLGLAESIPGARPLVDGFGMIAFASLFPMITVMAYAQASRGLGGRSRQESADNGAHGLASEDRT
- a CDS encoding DUF1538 domain-containing protein — its product is MARIVREEDVLDTVAWLRSLLRFLSGSARDLTPIVLVIALFQLIVLRQPFPNLGSVLIGLVLVLLGLAFFVRGLDLGLFPLGESMAYSFARKGSLGWLLAFSFALGFGSTVAEPALIAFAEEASKVAARAGAIADTDGARLEYALGLRLTVALAVGVAIVIGVLRILSGWPIHFMIAAGYLLVVVTTPFAPEEIIGIAYDSGGVTTSTITVPLVTALGVGLASSIEGRNPVLDGFGLIAFASLTPIIFVMVYGIMI